Proteins found in one Thermogemmatispora onikobensis genomic segment:
- a CDS encoding tetratricopeptide repeat protein — MPAAAPSLAGQPSAEAPPQAEELLRQAQELRKSGALEAARSTIEQALRLQPKSAILLNERGEIRYAQRDVNGAFADWQAALELEPACIDAINNRGVVFLERGEYEQALADFNAALLLQPDHVEALSNRGVLFLRQGQYEQALADFNAALQLKPDLVEALSNRGVLFLRQGQYEQALTDLNAALQLKPDLVEALISRGVLFLRREQYEQALADFNEALRLQPTHARTLVERGRVLRAIAPELALADFNEAIRLQPTANAFQERALLFLSEQRYKEAVADFTEALNLSPAPSSALLTYRGTAHLRAGDLLQALTDFNTALQLKPEDASALHGRGQVLMKLGEAEQALNDFNAAIALQPANATFYESRGTLLTRSFDQERQRQALADFTEAIRLQPNRPIPHVGRAALLFGKLQWEEAREAIEEAIRLNPFDPYTCRLASEIYRWLGQREEAIASLSQAIRLQPGRAKDYWQRATLYLWQGRYGLAAADFRQTLRLALRARRRRLLQAAGFWKRKESGQEGRL, encoded by the coding sequence ATGCCTGCGGCGGCGCCGTCCCTGGCGGGGCAGCCCTCAGCCGAGGCTCCCCCGCAGGCGGAGGAGCTTCTGAGACAGGCCCAGGAACTCCGCAAAAGTGGCGCTTTGGAGGCGGCACGCTCTACGATAGAGCAAGCACTGCGATTGCAGCCGAAGAGTGCTATACTGCTCAATGAGCGTGGCGAGATTCGCTATGCACAGAGAGATGTCAACGGCGCTTTCGCCGACTGGCAGGCTGCTCTGGAGCTGGAGCCTGCCTGTATCGATGCGATCAATAACCGCGGGGTTGTCTTTCTGGAGCGGGGTGAGTATGAGCAGGCCCTGGCCGATTTCAATGCCGCTCTCCTGCTCCAGCCTGATCATGTCGAGGCTCTCTCTAACCGCGGCGTCCTCTTCCTGCGCCAGGGGCAGTATGAGCAGGCTCTGGCCGATTTCAATGCCGCTCTCCAGCTCAAACCCGACCTGGTCGAGGCTCTCTCTAACCGCGGCGTCCTCTTCCTGCGCCAGGGGCAGTATGAGCAGGCTCTGACCGACCTGAACGCAGCCCTCCAGCTCAAACCCGACCTGGTCGAGGCTCTCATCAGTCGCGGCGTCCTCTTCCTGCGCCGGGAACAGTACGAGCAGGCTCTGGCTGACTTCAACGAGGCTCTCCGCCTGCAGCCGACGCATGCCAGGACATTGGTCGAGCGGGGCCGCGTCTTGAGGGCCATCGCCCCCGAGCTGGCTCTGGCCGACTTCAATGAGGCCATCCGCCTGCAGCCGACCGCCAACGCTTTCCAGGAGCGCGCTCTTCTCTTTTTGAGTGAGCAGCGCTACAAGGAGGCGGTCGCCGACTTCACCGAGGCGCTGAACCTCTCGCCAGCGCCTTCGTCTGCACTGCTGACCTATCGCGGTACCGCTCATTTGCGCGCGGGTGATCTGCTCCAGGCCCTGACTGACTTCAATACCGCCCTCCAGCTCAAGCCCGAGGATGCTTCCGCCCTGCATGGGCGCGGGCAGGTCCTGATGAAGCTAGGAGAGGCCGAGCAGGCATTGAATGATTTCAATGCAGCCATTGCTCTGCAGCCGGCGAATGCCACTTTCTATGAGAGCCGGGGCACGCTGCTCACGCGGTCCTTCGATCAGGAGCGGCAGCGGCAAGCGCTGGCCGATTTTACGGAGGCCATCCGCCTGCAGCCCAACAGGCCTATTCCCCACGTTGGCCGTGCGGCCCTGCTCTTTGGCAAGCTGCAGTGGGAGGAGGCCCGCGAGGCCATAGAGGAGGCGATCCGGCTCAATCCGTTCGATCCTTACACGTGCCGCCTGGCGAGCGAGATCTACCGCTGGCTGGGCCAGCGCGAGGAGGCGATCGCCAGTCTGTCGCAGGCGATCAGGCTGCAGCCAGGGCGGGCGAAAGACTACTGGCAGCGCGCCACTCTCTATCTCTGGCAGGGCCGCTATGGACTCGCCGCCGCCGATTTCCGGCAGACTCTTCGCCTGGCGCTGCGCGCCAGGCGGCGGCGCCTGCTGCAGGCCGCCGGCTTCTGGAAACGGAAGGAGAGCGGGCAGGAGGGCCGACTGTGA
- a CDS encoding tetratricopeptide repeat protein yields the protein MQDLTGAEFEGYRLLGLLGRGSLGQVYLARRTSEEAEGRAAPPLALKVLNTPALRKAELPPLFAALLALRALRHEQLLPLLDFGYDSARRLLFVVLPYVAAGSLRARHPHGSRLPLLTVVRYATQLASALQAAHEASWLHAHLKPENVLLADDERLLLSEVGLWTVLQPFTRGTAAWLAGELTASSYQAPEQLAGQPVAASDQYGLAALCYEWLTGALPQRLEEGGTLQSLRASAPELSTAVEQVLAQALAPDPARRFLSVQAFAEALSRAAAALEVAIPQERELVELWLQQGNEHYRQGRRQEALAAFGEALRLDPRNVYAYNRRGQVYAELGRTEEALADFNAAIRLAPSDPTAYHHRGFLALQQDRLEQALEDYTTVLRLEPGRAVSYNNRGRIYLELGRPGEALADLNEALRLDPAYAPAYFNRGNAYEELGEPERAIADYTEALRLDPSHAPASFHRGLLYQQEGELERALADLDEAIHLDTSDAAAYLARGEVYLALGQAAQALADFEQTLRLDPHNAGAYLQRGLLRRRQGEEAQALADLSTAIRLAPADPLAYRERASLYEEQGDFDRALSDLDQAIHLAPAEALSYAQRGNLRQQRGEIEEALADFEQALRLDPSLAAAYFDRAVLYAELGELELALSDLNEALRLAPETAEAYYYRGLLYADLGQLQEAITDLSEALRLRPDDAALYRERARLYELQGRLQYALADLERARRYAPEDEEIWQTLQRVRQLLHSQGD from the coding sequence ATGCAGGATCTGACAGGAGCAGAGTTTGAGGGCTATCGGTTGTTGGGCCTGCTCGGGAGGGGCAGCCTGGGCCAGGTCTATCTGGCCCGCAGGACGAGCGAGGAGGCCGAGGGGAGAGCCGCGCCGCCTCTGGCTCTTAAGGTACTGAACACGCCCGCGCTCAGGAAGGCGGAGCTGCCTCCCTTGTTCGCCGCGCTGCTGGCTTTGCGGGCGCTTCGCCATGAGCAGCTGCTGCCACTGCTGGACTTCGGCTACGACAGCGCGCGTCGTCTGCTCTTTGTGGTGCTGCCCTATGTCGCCGCTGGCTCTCTGCGCGCGCGCCATCCTCACGGCTCCCGCCTGCCCCTGCTTACGGTGGTGCGCTACGCGACGCAGCTCGCTTCGGCGCTGCAGGCCGCCCATGAGGCCAGCTGGTTGCACGCTCATTTGAAGCCGGAGAACGTGCTGCTCGCCGACGATGAGCGGCTCTTGTTGAGTGAGGTGGGCCTCTGGACAGTGCTGCAGCCTTTTACGAGAGGGACCGCTGCCTGGCTTGCGGGCGAGCTGACGGCCTCCTCCTATCAGGCCCCTGAGCAGCTGGCCGGGCAGCCTGTGGCGGCCAGCGACCAGTATGGGCTGGCGGCGCTCTGCTACGAATGGCTGACGGGCGCCCTACCACAGCGCCTGGAGGAGGGCGGAACGCTGCAGTCGCTGCGGGCCAGCGCGCCGGAGCTGAGCACGGCAGTTGAGCAGGTGCTGGCTCAGGCGCTGGCCCCTGATCCGGCCAGGCGCTTCCTTTCCGTGCAGGCTTTTGCCGAGGCTCTCAGCCGGGCCGCCGCCGCCCTGGAGGTGGCTATTCCCCAGGAGCGCGAGCTGGTTGAGCTGTGGCTGCAGCAAGGCAACGAGCACTATCGTCAGGGACGCCGCCAGGAGGCCCTGGCCGCCTTCGGCGAGGCGCTGCGTCTCGATCCACGCAACGTTTACGCCTACAATCGGCGCGGCCAGGTCTATGCTGAGCTGGGACGCACTGAGGAGGCCCTGGCCGACTTCAATGCCGCTATTCGTCTGGCTCCTTCCGACCCGACGGCCTACCACCATCGCGGCTTTCTGGCGCTGCAACAGGACCGGCTGGAGCAGGCGCTGGAGGACTATACGACGGTGCTGCGCCTGGAGCCGGGGCGCGCGGTGAGCTATAACAATCGCGGGCGCATCTATCTGGAGCTGGGACGCCCTGGCGAGGCCCTGGCCGATCTGAATGAGGCCCTTCGCCTCGACCCCGCCTATGCCCCGGCCTATTTTAATCGCGGCAACGCTTATGAGGAGCTGGGAGAGCCAGAGCGGGCTATCGCTGACTATACGGAGGCGCTGCGCCTTGATCCATCGCATGCCCCGGCCTCCTTCCATCGTGGGCTGCTCTATCAGCAAGAGGGCGAGCTGGAGCGGGCGCTGGCCGATCTCGACGAGGCCATCCACCTGGATACCAGCGATGCCGCCGCCTATCTGGCACGCGGCGAGGTCTATCTGGCCTTGGGTCAGGCTGCTCAGGCCCTGGCCGATTTCGAGCAGACGCTTCGCCTTGATCCCCACAACGCCGGGGCCTATCTGCAGCGCGGCTTGCTGCGGCGACGCCAGGGAGAGGAGGCTCAGGCCCTGGCCGACCTGAGCACGGCTATCCGCCTGGCGCCCGCCGATCCCCTGGCCTATCGAGAGCGCGCCAGCCTGTATGAGGAGCAGGGCGACTTTGATCGGGCGCTCTCGGATCTGGATCAGGCCATCCACCTGGCTCCTGCTGAGGCCCTCAGCTATGCTCAGCGCGGTAATCTCCGCCAGCAACGGGGGGAGATCGAGGAGGCCCTGGCCGACTTCGAGCAGGCGCTTCGCCTTGATCCCAGCCTGGCGGCGGCTTACTTTGATCGGGCTGTGCTCTACGCGGAGCTGGGCGAGCTGGAGCTGGCCCTGAGCGATCTCAACGAAGCTCTTCGCCTGGCCCCCGAGACTGCCGAGGCCTATTATTATCGCGGCCTGCTCTACGCCGATCTGGGCCAGCTCCAGGAGGCCATCACCGACCTCAGTGAGGCCCTTCGCCTCCGTCCCGACGATGCCGCCCTGTACCGGGAACGGGCGCGCCTCTACGAGCTGCAGGGGCGACTTCAGTACGCGCTGGCCGATCTGGAGCGCGCCCGACGCTACGCGCCAGAGGATGAGGAGATCTGGCAGACCCTGCAGCGGGTTCGGCAGCTTTTGCACTCACAGGGAGACTGA
- a CDS encoding serine/threonine-protein kinase: MLPDLSGQRLGRYQLIRLLGHGPLGQVYLAEDQEQRLAEPVVLKLLTAFPSSPAQAEGFQDEIRFLRRLSFQSFLPWLDSGFDSVLSLPFLVRAYVPGSSLRAHHPSGSRLSLSTVLDYVNKIVPALQELHDLHLPHARLKPENVWLDAHGHLLLSDGVLTFPEADPDRQTPSPYLAPEQRQDQAQLASDQYALAVMIYEWLAGELPTLGSTDQPALQLPPLAADDEAPGIQAAFELALQRALAPQPTERFASVRDFAAALEQATIGSPPAPSEEVEELLQQFQSAYEKEDYNQALAILNEVIRLAPGHSDAYLYRGLYYLIHNQGDQARANFDAAIRNDPLNAEAYLWRGAIFSLQDHRELALADFNEAIRLQPDLARSHSHRGLFYQRQGEHELALADFNEAIRLNPTDAQLYSDRGSLHHEMGRLDLALADFNEAIRLDPTDAQVYSDRGSVHREMGRPDLALADFNEAIRLDPTDAQLYNYRAVLHRDLEQLDLALDDLNEAIRLDPTTAQLYHHRAVVHRDLEQLDLALADFNEAIRLDPTNSQQYSNRGALHHQMKQPELALADFNEAIRLDPTNSQQYSDRGFLHREMNQLDLALADFNEAIHLDPTNLEFYLHRASLHREMNQLDLALADLNEAIRLDSTNAELYNYRAALHRDLEQLDLALADFNEAIRLDPTDAELYLHRAALHRDLEQLDLALADLNEAIRLQPDLVKSYAFRGFLYQRQGKYELALADFNKAIRLAPTNTYLYSYRAMLHREMNRLDLALADLNEAIRLDPTNAELYSYRGELRSHASQFEPALADFNEAIRLDPTNAKAYLRRCLLHRLQGHYDLALADLNRILQLFPDDPDLYLDRAQLYEEMGDFTSALSDYHEAIRLAPTYVRAYNHRGLLYREQGQYDLALADLNEAIRLNPTDASSYNNRALIHEKLGNLSQALSDYNQAIQLDPGHTAAYNNRALLYQSLGNFEPALDDFNEAIRLNPYLALLYYHRGRLYASNGMLAEAIADLEQAYLLSPDNESIRHELEQARQARKRRRH; the protein is encoded by the coding sequence ATGCTCCCCGATCTTTCTGGCCAGCGCCTCGGTCGCTACCAGCTTATCCGCCTGCTAGGCCACGGCCCTCTCGGCCAGGTCTATCTGGCCGAGGACCAGGAGCAACGGTTAGCAGAGCCTGTCGTGCTCAAACTCCTTACGGCTTTTCCCTCCTCCCCAGCACAAGCCGAGGGCTTTCAGGATGAGATCCGCTTCTTGAGGCGGCTCTCTTTTCAGAGCTTTCTGCCCTGGCTCGACTCCGGCTTCGATTCCGTCCTCTCGCTCCCTTTCTTAGTCCGGGCTTACGTTCCCGGCAGTTCCTTGCGCGCCCATCATCCCAGTGGCTCCCGTCTCTCTCTCTCTACTGTGCTAGACTATGTGAACAAGATCGTTCCCGCCCTGCAGGAGCTGCATGATCTTCACCTGCCCCATGCACGTCTGAAGCCCGAGAACGTCTGGCTGGATGCTCATGGGCACCTGCTGCTCAGCGACGGTGTTCTCACTTTCCCCGAAGCCGATCCCGATAGGCAGACCCCTTCTCCCTACCTGGCCCCCGAGCAGCGGCAGGATCAGGCGCAACTCGCCAGCGATCAGTATGCCCTGGCAGTCATGATCTACGAGTGGCTGGCCGGCGAGCTGCCCACTCTCGGTAGCACCGACCAGCCAGCCCTGCAGCTTCCTCCCCTTGCCGCTGACGATGAGGCCCCTGGTATCCAGGCCGCCTTCGAGCTGGCGCTGCAGCGCGCCCTGGCTCCCCAGCCCACTGAGCGCTTTGCTTCTGTACGCGACTTCGCTGCCGCTCTCGAGCAGGCCACTATCGGAAGTCCACCTGCTCCCTCAGAAGAGGTCGAGGAGCTGCTCCAGCAGTTTCAGAGCGCCTATGAGAAGGAGGACTACAACCAGGCTCTGGCCATTTTGAATGAGGTTATCCGCCTCGCTCCTGGTCATTCCGACGCTTATCTCTACCGCGGCCTCTACTACCTGATTCACAACCAGGGCGATCAGGCACGGGCCAACTTTGACGCAGCTATCCGCAACGATCCCCTGAACGCGGAGGCCTACCTCTGGCGCGGCGCCATCTTCAGTCTCCAGGACCATCGCGAGCTGGCCCTCGCTGACTTCAACGAGGCCATCCGCCTCCAACCTGATCTTGCCAGAAGCCACAGCCACCGCGGTCTCTTCTATCAACGGCAAGGAGAGCATGAGCTGGCTCTCGCCGACTTCAACGAGGCCATCCGCCTCAATCCTACAGACGCGCAACTGTATAGCGACCGCGGCTCGCTCCATCACGAGATGGGGCGGCTCGACCTGGCTCTCGCCGACTTCAATGAGGCCATCCGCCTCGATCCTACAGACGCTCAAGTCTATAGCGACCGCGGCTCCGTTCATCGCGAGATGGGGCGGCCCGACCTGGCTCTCGCCGACTTCAATGAGGCCATCCGCCTCGATCCTACAGACGCCCAACTGTACAACTATCGGGCTGTGCTTCATCGCGACCTGGAGCAGCTCGATCTGGCTCTCGACGACCTCAATGAAGCCATCCGTCTCGATCCCACCACCGCCCAACTGTACCACCATCGGGCTGTGGTTCATCGCGACCTGGAGCAGCTCGATCTGGCTCTCGCCGACTTCAACGAGGCCATCCGCCTCGATCCCACTAACTCCCAACAGTACAGCAACCGCGGCGCCCTTCATCACCAGATGAAGCAGCCCGAGCTGGCTCTCGCCGACTTCAACGAGGCCATCCGCCTCGATCCCACTAACTCCCAACAGTACAGCGACCGCGGCTTCCTTCACCGCGAGATGAACCAGCTCGATCTGGCTCTCGCCGACTTCAACGAGGCTATCCACCTCGATCCCACCAACCTCGAATTCTACCTGCACCGCGCCTCGCTTCACCGCGAGATGAACCAGCTCGATCTGGCTCTCGCCGACCTCAACGAGGCCATCCGCCTCGATTCCACCAACGCCGAACTGTACAACTATCGGGCAGCGCTTCATCGCGACCTGGAGCAGCTCGATCTGGCTCTCGCCGACTTCAACGAGGCCATCCGTCTCGATCCCACAGACGCCGAGCTGTACCTCCATCGGGCAGCGCTTCATCGCGACCTGGAGCAGCTCGATCTGGCTCTCGCCGACCTCAATGAAGCCATCCGCCTCCAACCTGATCTTGTCAAGAGCTACGCCTTCCGCGGCTTCCTCTACCAACGGCAAGGAAAGTATGAGCTGGCTCTCGCCGATTTCAACAAGGCCATCCGCCTCGCTCCTACCAACACCTACCTGTACAGCTATCGGGCTATGCTTCATCGCGAGATGAACCGGCTCGATCTGGCTCTCGCTGACCTCAACGAGGCCATCCGCCTCGATCCCACTAACGCCGAACTGTACAGCTATCGCGGCGAGTTGCGTAGTCATGCGAGCCAGTTCGAGCCGGCTCTCGCCGACTTCAACGAGGCTATCCGTCTCGATCCCACTAACGCCAAAGCCTATCTGAGGCGTTGCCTCCTTCACCGGCTGCAAGGCCACTACGATCTCGCGTTGGCCGACCTCAACCGGATACTACAGCTCTTCCCTGACGATCCAGATCTCTACCTTGATCGCGCTCAGCTTTACGAAGAGATGGGGGATTTCACCAGCGCCCTCTCTGACTACCATGAGGCGATCCGCCTTGCTCCGACCTACGTCCGCGCTTATAACCACCGCGGCCTCCTTTATCGAGAGCAGGGTCAATATGATCTGGCTCTGGCTGACCTCAATGAGGCCATCCGCCTCAATCCTACCGATGCCTCCAGTTACAATAACCGCGCCCTCATTCATGAGAAGTTAGGGAACCTCTCTCAGGCCCTCAGCGACTACAATCAGGCGATTCAGCTCGATCCCGGCCATACGGCGGCTTATAACAACCGCGCCCTCCTCTACCAGTCGCTGGGCAATTTCGAGCC